DNA from Trueperaceae bacterium:
CGTAGGGACTGAGTAGGACGTCGTCCTCCAGCATAAGGACGGCATTTCCGTTGAACGCTTGCGATAGGGCCGCCACGGCGTTCGTGCGGTTCAGGGCGTTGCTGGCGCCCCGCGCCTGGGTCGTGACGACATCCACGCGAAGGTTCGCGTCACGAACGCTTTGCAGCGTCCGCTCCAGGGAAGCCGTTCGTGTGGCGTGCGTATAGATCGCGACGCTGGTCTTCACGAGAACGTGTCGCGGTGGCGACGCACCTCGAGGTTGAACGCCACGAGCGGGCGGTCGTTCTCGTCGATCGTGAGGAACGCGGGTTGCTGCACGGCTCGCGCGTACGCGTACCGTTGCCCCGAGTCGAGCGTTTGGTTGCGGAACTGCACGGCGTCGTACACCTCCGCCGCCAGGGTCTCCGCTGCGTACTGGTTGTCGGGTTCCGCCCGCACCAGCACCTGAACGTTGAACCGTTCGTCGGCCGGCAGGTTCATGTCGTTCCTGATGCGGCTGGCGTCCCCCGCGTACGTTTGCAGCGTCACGATTTCGTCCGGCGTGTCGGGCATGCGACCGACCGTCAAGTCACTCCAGAGGGTCGCAACCCCCTCGTCATGAATGCGGTTCGCAAGATCCAACAGGACGCTCACCGCAACCACCCCACGTAATGCGTGACGCTGCCCCTAACGTCGCGAGCCGTTTGGACTTTGATGACGGCGTACTTCGTGCCATCAATCGTGATGCGGTCCCCGACCGCAAGGGGGTGGAGGGTCGCCAACCGTTCGTTCGCGACGACCTCCTCCCCTTCGTTCGTGCGGACCAAGTCCGTCGCCCCGGCCCTACGGACGTGCACGATTGCGGGCGGCGTGTACGAGCCACCCGTGTAGTGATTCACGCCCGTGCGGGCCTCCAACTGCGCAGCTTCCGTAAAGAATCGACCGGCGTTCATTAGAACGTCGCTCGAATCTGTCGGGTGGACGGAGGGCGTTCCTCCGTCGCGATGGTGATCGCGTCATCCACCCACCGGCCTGCCCGCCTGATGCTACGCGCTACGCGTTCGGGACTGCGTTTCGTTTCGCTCGCCTCGAACACGCTCTCTTGCAGCGCGCGGTCCGGATCCGCATCAATGATGCTGGCGGCAGCCAAGTGCGGACGGTAGTACGTTTGGTTGTCATCGTCGCG
Protein-coding regions in this window:
- a CDS encoding minor capsid protein, with the protein product MSVLLDLANRIHDEGVATLWSDLTVGRMPDTPDEIVTLQTYAGDASRIRNDMNLPADERFNVQVLVRAEPDNQYAAETLAAEVYDAVQFRNQTLDSGQRYAYARAVQQPAFLTIDENDRPLVAFNLEVRRHRDTFS